One Corynebacterium uterequi DNA segment encodes these proteins:
- a CDS encoding ABC transporter transmembrane domain-containing protein — MPTVWAGERRGQLVTLVVLGLLEAVLAVLLSLQVEALLTPPRDTDWWDIASVVGFIGGILASRWLERVVAEALGQGYVYEQRHRLLMSAIGSVEYSGSLGVTVTRASNDLSAVRNWIALGIVPLLTGAPLILVILGALFALDLQIGMAVSIPLAVVLLLIPLLSRLTLQRARELRRQRGRMSARIADTVMAGESVRASGAVQREINALDRHSQRVADAAVDRAWVSGFTRSLTATATSACTIAVVLVSVLGYTDTASVASTMLLLGILTTPLTDLGRVVEYRQNFRAAARTLAPVLTDADEFKREERRRAKGWTGMSGNGEVEIKGLQVAGRLLPDLHAIPGDRVLLTATDPHQLRATVATLASLFEEDVVHVDGADLGQAPGKYRRELFGVASEAVPIERGSVHRLASFRAPGASEDEIKGVLDIVGLKPVLDADEKGLARQLKNDGQPWTTSQVMQLKVARAILRDPPLLVLEGVDNILDDDSVELLREHLMYFPGVVLMVTPKPERLVGSWQEWDVDGVEVAYDPQAGKEGLDEDE, encoded by the coding sequence ATGCCCACGGTCTGGGCTGGGGAGCGGCGCGGTCAACTCGTCACCCTCGTGGTGCTGGGCCTGCTTGAAGCAGTCCTTGCTGTCTTGCTGTCGTTGCAGGTTGAGGCTCTTCTCACCCCGCCTCGGGACACGGACTGGTGGGACATCGCCTCTGTCGTTGGGTTCATCGGGGGCATTCTCGCCTCCCGGTGGCTGGAGCGAGTCGTGGCGGAAGCCTTGGGGCAGGGTTACGTGTACGAACAGCGCCATCGCTTGCTCATGTCGGCGATCGGCAGCGTGGAGTACTCGGGTTCGCTCGGGGTGACTGTGACACGAGCGTCGAACGACCTCTCGGCGGTGCGTAACTGGATCGCCTTGGGGATCGTGCCGCTGTTGACCGGCGCGCCCCTAATACTTGTCATCCTCGGTGCGCTGTTTGCGCTCGATCTCCAGATTGGGATGGCGGTGTCCATCCCGCTGGCCGTCGTGCTGCTGCTCATTCCGCTGCTTTCGCGGCTCACCTTGCAACGAGCCCGCGAGCTGCGCCGCCAGCGCGGCCGGATGTCAGCCCGCATCGCGGACACCGTGATGGCGGGGGAGTCCGTGCGCGCTTCTGGGGCGGTGCAGCGCGAGATCAACGCCCTGGATAGGCACTCGCAGCGGGTGGCGGACGCGGCAGTGGACCGGGCGTGGGTGTCGGGGTTTACCCGCTCCCTCACGGCGACGGCGACCTCCGCGTGCACGATCGCGGTGGTGCTGGTGTCCGTCCTGGGCTACACCGATACCGCCTCCGTGGCGTCGACGATGCTCCTGCTGGGAATCCTCACGACACCGCTGACGGATCTAGGCCGGGTAGTGGAGTACCGCCAGAATTTCCGTGCCGCTGCCCGGACGTTGGCGCCGGTGCTCACAGACGCGGACGAGTTCAAACGTGAGGAGCGGCGCCGAGCCAAGGGGTGGACCGGCATGAGCGGCAACGGTGAAGTGGAGATTAAGGGTCTTCAGGTGGCGGGGAGGCTCCTTCCGGACCTTCACGCGATTCCCGGTGATCGGGTGCTGCTCACGGCCACCGACCCGCATCAGCTGCGTGCCACCGTCGCGACTCTGGCGTCGCTCTTCGAAGAGGACGTCGTTCACGTCGACGGCGCCGACCTCGGTCAGGCGCCCGGCAAGTACCGCCGCGAGCTGTTCGGTGTCGCCTCGGAAGCGGTGCCCATCGAACGCGGCAGTGTGCATCGGCTGGCGAGCTTCCGGGCCCCGGGGGCGTCTGAGGACGAGATCAAGGGCGTGCTCGACATCGTCGGGCTTAAGCCGGTGCTCGACGCCGACGAGAAGGGGCTAGCCCGGCAGCTGAAGAACGACGGCCAGCCGTGGACCACGAGTCAGGTCATGCAGCTCAAGGTGGCGCGCGCGATTCTGCGCGACCCGCCGTTGCTGGTCCTTGAGGGAGTGGACAACATCCTTGACGACGACTCTGTGGAGTTGCTGCGTGAGCACCTCATGTACTTCCCTGGCGTCGTGTTGATGGTGACGCCGAAGCCGGAGCGATTGGTCGGCTCGTGGCAGGAGTGGGACGTCGATGGCGTCGAGGTTGCTTATGATCCGCAAGCAGGCAAGGAGGGCCTCGACGAGGACGAGTAG
- a CDS encoding siderophore-interacting protein, translating into MSKKNRPTHLATVTSRAEIAPNMVRLGLNVPTLIGADLAFTDHYIKLLFVPENASYSWPFTLAEVRDNYPREEWPIRRTYTLRRADPTTGDVEVDFVIHGEEGVAGPWARTAKPGDLIAFAGPGGAWAPGDYPHFVLVGDETASPAIAAALERLPVGATADVFVEVESADHHIPMPETAEITWVYREGATPGTMLARAVRAAGVPEVRTGWFVHGVAEMIKDLRRFLFVEEKVARSDVSISGYWRLGMTEDGWQSSKREFVRTMEDDEALR; encoded by the coding sequence ATGTCTAAGAAGAACCGCCCTACTCATCTCGCGACCGTGACCTCTCGCGCCGAAATCGCGCCCAATATGGTGCGTCTCGGCCTCAACGTGCCGACGCTGATCGGCGCGGACTTGGCGTTTACTGATCACTACATCAAGCTCCTGTTCGTCCCCGAGAATGCGAGCTATTCCTGGCCCTTCACCCTCGCCGAGGTGCGAGACAACTACCCGCGCGAGGAGTGGCCGATCCGCCGCACCTACACCCTGCGCCGGGCGGACCCGACCACCGGAGACGTTGAAGTCGACTTCGTCATTCACGGCGAGGAAGGCGTTGCGGGGCCCTGGGCTCGAACCGCCAAGCCCGGCGACCTCATTGCCTTCGCCGGTCCTGGCGGCGCGTGGGCGCCCGGTGATTATCCGCACTTTGTTCTCGTCGGCGATGAAACCGCCAGCCCCGCCATTGCCGCCGCCCTGGAGCGCCTACCCGTTGGGGCCACGGCGGACGTGTTCGTGGAGGTCGAATCCGCGGATCACCACATCCCCATGCCCGAGACCGCAGAGATCACGTGGGTGTACCGTGAGGGCGCCACCCCGGGAACCATGTTGGCGCGCGCCGTTCGGGCAGCCGGAGTCCCCGAGGTCCGCACGGGATGGTTTGTGCATGGCGTAGCCGAGATGATCAAGGATCTGCGTCGTTTCCTTTTCGTCGAGGAGAAGGTGGCCCGATCCGACGTGTCAATCTCCGGCTACTGGCGCCTGGGCATGACGGAGGACGGCTGGCAGTCCTCCAAGCGAGAGTTCGTCCGGACGATGGAGGACGACGAAGCGCTACGATAG
- a CDS encoding MFS transporter, translating to MSTKSPSPWLTLAALSLGFFMALLDQSTVAVVLPAVAEDLGVSYADAAWVSSAYLLAIVAPMLVTGRLGDRYGAKRMFLIGCSVFVLAAVGAAVSPTLPIIIGFRFIQGLGAAMLMPQTMAVINQVFPASKRGTAYGLWGVVGAVASLLGPVLSGVLVENIGWRSVFLLNVPVGIVAVLLGTRWVPTLPTQAVRIEFVSVVLCFLGLIAVVSGIQQGLNWVWLLIGLVVLWLFVRRQHGPDALMPLRLFRSRNFCVGMGTLLLMGVLSSTVLLPLMNWLIVDRSMAADQAGFISAPMALTGLVFGPLCGMLSDKVQPKVMHLIGFGGVALAMAGFAWVMSADGALWGIGILVALYGVAQSFIWSANAAASLADIDSEDSGVAAGVYNVARQFGGVIGVASIGAAVAGGGNLVAVVILATVAVVAAGCSLAFTQRPATR from the coding sequence ATGTCAACAAAATCTCCTTCGCCGTGGTTGACACTGGCGGCGCTGAGCCTTGGCTTCTTCATGGCCCTCCTCGACCAGTCGACAGTGGCGGTGGTTCTTCCCGCCGTCGCCGAGGACCTCGGGGTGAGTTACGCCGACGCGGCGTGGGTTTCGAGCGCCTACCTGCTCGCGATTGTCGCCCCCATGCTGGTGACGGGCCGGCTGGGCGATCGCTACGGAGCGAAACGGATGTTTCTGATCGGCTGTAGCGTCTTTGTTCTCGCGGCCGTCGGTGCCGCGGTGTCACCGACCCTGCCGATCATCATCGGCTTCCGTTTCATTCAGGGGCTGGGCGCGGCAATGCTCATGCCCCAGACGATGGCGGTGATTAACCAGGTCTTCCCAGCTAGCAAGCGCGGAACCGCGTATGGGCTGTGGGGTGTGGTCGGTGCCGTCGCCAGCCTCCTGGGGCCGGTGCTATCCGGCGTGCTGGTGGAGAACATCGGCTGGCGCTCGGTGTTTCTGCTCAACGTACCGGTGGGAATTGTCGCCGTGTTGCTGGGCACGCGTTGGGTTCCCACATTGCCCACGCAAGCGGTGCGTATCGAATTCGTCTCCGTTGTCTTGTGCTTCCTCGGGCTCATCGCTGTTGTGTCGGGCATCCAGCAGGGACTGAACTGGGTCTGGTTGCTCATCGGGCTCGTGGTCCTGTGGCTGTTTGTTCGCCGGCAGCACGGACCGGATGCCCTCATGCCGCTCCGGCTGTTCCGCTCCCGGAACTTCTGCGTGGGCATGGGCACGCTGCTGCTCATGGGCGTCCTGTCCTCGACGGTGCTGTTGCCGCTAATGAATTGGCTCATTGTTGACCGGTCAATGGCCGCCGATCAGGCCGGCTTCATCTCCGCTCCAATGGCGCTGACCGGCCTGGTCTTTGGGCCCCTCTGCGGGATGCTCTCGGACAAAGTTCAGCCGAAGGTCATGCACCTCATCGGGTTCGGTGGCGTCGCTCTAGCCATGGCCGGCTTCGCCTGGGTCATGTCCGCCGATGGCGCCCTCTGGGGAATCGGCATCCTCGTGGCGTTGTACGGGGTGGCTCAGTCCTTCATCTGGTCGGCGAACGCGGCGGCATCGCTGGCGGACATTGACTCGGAAGACTCCGGGGTGGCCGCCGGCGTGTACAACGTGGCGCGCCAGTTCGGCGGGGTGATTGGCGTCGCGTCGATCGGTGCGGCTGTCGCGGGTGGCGGAAACCTGGTGGCAGTGGTGATCCTGGCAACAGTGGCAGTAGTTGCGGCCGGTTGCTCGCTTGCGTTCACGCAACGGCCGGCAACGCGATAA
- a CDS encoding 6-phosphofructokinase, producing MRLATLTSGGDCPGLNAVIRSIVRTASSEYGSTVVGYQDGWVGLLEDRRVDLYDDEEIDRILLRGGTILGTGRLHPDNFKAGIDRIKENLADAGIDALIPIGGEGTLKGAKFLSDNGIPVVGVPKTIDNDVNGTDYTFGFDTAVSVATDAIDRLHTTAESHDRVMIVEVMGRHVGWIALHAGMAGGAHYTVIPEVPFDINDIVKAMQRRFQMGEKYGIIVVAEGALPKEGTMQVEEGEVDQFGHKTFTGMGQQIANEIKRRVGQDVRTTVLGHIQRGGTPTAYDRVLATRYGATAAMAAHTGQFGTCVALHGEDISVIPLEEAVGKLKTVPLRRYERAQAMFG from the coding sequence ATGCGCCTTGCAACCTTGACCTCCGGCGGCGACTGCCCCGGGCTAAATGCAGTGATCCGAAGCATCGTACGAACCGCCAGTTCCGAGTATGGATCAACGGTCGTCGGCTACCAGGACGGATGGGTCGGCTTGCTCGAGGATCGCCGGGTGGATCTCTACGACGACGAAGAGATCGACCGCATCCTCCTGCGCGGCGGCACCATCCTGGGCACTGGCCGGCTTCACCCGGACAACTTTAAGGCGGGGATTGACCGCATTAAAGAGAACCTAGCGGACGCGGGCATCGACGCCCTCATCCCGATCGGCGGCGAAGGCACTCTCAAGGGTGCCAAGTTCCTCTCGGACAACGGCATCCCCGTGGTCGGTGTGCCGAAGACCATTGACAACGACGTCAACGGCACCGACTACACCTTCGGCTTCGACACCGCTGTGTCGGTGGCGACCGACGCCATCGACCGCCTGCACACCACCGCGGAGTCCCACGACCGCGTCATGATCGTCGAGGTCATGGGGCGCCACGTGGGCTGGATCGCGCTCCACGCCGGCATGGCCGGCGGCGCCCACTACACCGTCATCCCCGAGGTCCCCTTCGACATCAACGACATCGTCAAGGCGATGCAGCGCCGCTTCCAGATGGGCGAGAAGTACGGCATCATCGTCGTCGCCGAAGGCGCCCTACCGAAGGAAGGCACCATGCAGGTCGAGGAAGGCGAGGTGGACCAGTTCGGCCACAAGACCTTCACCGGCATGGGCCAGCAGATCGCCAACGAGATCAAGCGCCGCGTCGGCCAGGACGTCCGCACCACGGTGCTCGGGCACATTCAGCGCGGCGGCACCCCGACCGCTTATGACCGCGTGCTCGCCACTCGGTACGGTGCCACCGCCGCCATGGCCGCGCACACCGGCCAGTTCGGAACGTGCGTCGCGCTCCACGGCGAGGACATCTCGGTGATCCCGCTGGAGGAGGCCGTCGGCAAGCTCAAGACCGTGCCGCTGCGGCGTTACGAGCGTGCCCAGGCCATGTTCGGCTAG
- the gatB gene encoding Asp-tRNA(Asn)/Glu-tRNA(Gln) amidotransferase subunit GatB, translating to MTAASYDLLDYDEVLEKYDPVMGLEVHVELSTNSKMFSTSSARFGDEPNSNVDPTSLGLPGALPVVNATGVEYAIKIGLALNCSIAESSRFARKNYFYPDQPKNYQISQYDEPIAFDGYLDVVLEDGTEWRVEIERAHMEEDTGKLTHLGGVDGRIHGATASLVDCNRAGVPLIEIVTKPIEGAGARAPEVAKAYVGALRELVAALGVSDARMDQGSMRCDANLSLRPIGQEKFGTRTETKNINSLRSVEQAIRFEMMRQAAVLEEGGEIVQETRHYQETDGTTSKGRPKETSEDYRYFNDPDLPPVIAPREWVEQIRATLPELPWLRRARIQQEWQLSDEEMRDLVNAGALDLIVSTVEAGASADEARAWWVSYLAGKANEQGVELGELPISPEQVARVIALVREGKLTTKMGRSAVDGVLAGEGGVDEVVASRGLEVVRDDGAIEAAVDEALAANPDIVEKYRAGNTKVTGAIVGAVMKATRGKADPKQVNQLIAKKLS from the coding sequence ATGACTGCCGCTAGCTATGATCTTCTGGATTACGACGAGGTCCTGGAAAAGTACGACCCGGTGATGGGCTTGGAGGTTCACGTCGAGCTGTCCACCAACTCGAAGATGTTCTCCACGTCGTCGGCCCGGTTCGGCGATGAGCCGAACTCCAACGTCGACCCGACCAGCCTGGGCTTGCCCGGCGCCCTCCCGGTCGTCAACGCGACCGGCGTCGAATACGCCATCAAGATCGGCCTGGCGCTGAACTGCTCCATCGCTGAATCTTCCCGCTTCGCCCGCAAGAACTACTTCTATCCGGATCAGCCGAAGAACTACCAGATCTCGCAGTACGACGAGCCCATTGCGTTCGACGGCTACCTCGACGTCGTACTGGAGGACGGCACCGAGTGGCGCGTGGAGATCGAACGCGCACACATGGAGGAAGACACCGGCAAGCTCACGCACCTCGGCGGCGTCGACGGCCGCATCCACGGCGCGACGGCCTCGCTGGTCGACTGCAACCGCGCCGGCGTGCCCCTCATCGAGATCGTTACCAAGCCCATCGAGGGCGCCGGTGCCCGTGCCCCGGAGGTGGCGAAGGCCTACGTGGGGGCCCTGCGTGAACTCGTCGCGGCCCTGGGCGTGTCCGACGCCCGCATGGATCAGGGCTCTATGCGCTGCGACGCCAACCTGTCCTTGCGTCCGATCGGACAGGAGAAGTTCGGCACCCGCACCGAGACGAAGAACATCAACTCGCTGCGCTCCGTCGAGCAGGCCATCCGCTTCGAGATGATGCGGCAGGCCGCCGTGCTGGAGGAAGGCGGAGAGATCGTCCAGGAGACGCGGCACTACCAGGAGACGGACGGCACTACGTCGAAGGGCCGGCCCAAGGAGACCTCCGAGGATTACCGTTACTTCAACGACCCGGACCTCCCGCCGGTGATCGCCCCGCGCGAGTGGGTGGAGCAGATTCGGGCCACGCTTCCGGAACTGCCGTGGCTGCGGCGTGCTCGGATCCAGCAGGAGTGGCAGCTGTCGGATGAGGAGATGCGCGACCTCGTCAATGCCGGGGCGCTCGATCTCATCGTGTCTACGGTCGAGGCCGGGGCTTCCGCCGACGAGGCCCGCGCCTGGTGGGTCTCTTACCTCGCCGGCAAGGCCAATGAGCAGGGCGTTGAGCTCGGCGAGCTGCCGATCAGCCCGGAGCAGGTAGCCCGCGTCATTGCGCTGGTGCGGGAGGGCAAGCTCACCACCAAGATGGGGCGCAGCGCGGTCGATGGGGTTCTCGCCGGTGAAGGTGGCGTCGATGAGGTCGTCGCTAGCAGGGGTCTTGAGGTGGTGCGTGACGACGGTGCCATCGAGGCCGCCGTCGACGAGGCTCTGGCTGCCAACCCCGACATCGTGGAGAAGTACCGGGCCGGTAACACCAAGGTCACGGGTGCCATCGTCGGCGCCGTGATGAAGGCAACGCGCGGTAAGGCAGACCCGAAGCAGGTTAACCAGCTCATCGCCAAGAAGCTGAGCTAA
- the mgrA gene encoding L-glyceraldehyde 3-phosphate reductase → MSYTIEPLPVYTPSPERYADMSYRRVGRSGLKLPPISLGLWHNFGDDRPLATQKEIIRRAFDRGVTHFDLANNYGPTPGAAEKNFGRILREDFHGYRDEMVISTKAGWNMWAGPYGFGGSRKYLMSSLDQSLERLGVDYVDIFYHHRPDPDTPLEETLYALRDIVASGKALYVGISSYGPELTGEAADIMAEEGCPLLIHQPSYSLVNRWIEQPGEDGTSVLDECAEHGLGVIAFSPLAQGLLTDRYLDGIPEDSRAGIGKMNNDFLNEDNVAMARRLNEVAQRRGQTLAQLALAWVLRDQGANTVTSTVIGASSVAQLDSNLDALGNLDFSAEELAEIDAIAHDAGINQWAGATESKRRG, encoded by the coding sequence ATGAGCTACACCATTGAGCCTTTGCCTGTGTACACCCCGTCTCCTGAGCGTTACGCCGATATGTCCTATCGGCGGGTGGGGCGATCCGGACTGAAGCTGCCTCCAATATCCCTCGGGCTCTGGCATAACTTCGGCGACGATCGCCCCCTAGCCACCCAGAAAGAGATCATCCGTCGCGCCTTCGACCGCGGTGTCACCCACTTCGACCTTGCCAACAACTACGGGCCTACGCCGGGCGCGGCCGAGAAGAACTTCGGCCGGATCCTCCGCGAGGACTTCCACGGCTATCGCGACGAGATGGTCATCTCTACCAAGGCGGGATGGAACATGTGGGCCGGCCCGTATGGTTTTGGCGGCTCGCGGAAATACCTGATGAGTTCGCTGGACCAGTCCCTGGAGCGTCTCGGGGTGGACTATGTGGACATCTTCTACCACCACCGGCCCGATCCGGACACTCCACTGGAGGAGACCCTCTACGCTCTGCGCGACATCGTCGCCAGCGGCAAAGCCCTCTACGTGGGCATTTCCTCCTACGGCCCGGAGCTGACCGGGGAAGCCGCGGACATAATGGCCGAGGAGGGATGCCCGCTGCTTATCCACCAGCCGAGCTACTCGCTGGTTAACCGGTGGATCGAACAGCCGGGGGAGGACGGCACGAGTGTGCTCGACGAGTGTGCCGAACACGGCCTGGGTGTAATCGCCTTCTCCCCGCTGGCACAAGGCCTGCTCACAGACCGCTACCTTGACGGCATCCCGGAAGATTCCCGGGCGGGTATCGGGAAGATGAATAATGATTTCCTCAATGAGGACAACGTGGCGATGGCGCGGCGTCTCAACGAGGTGGCCCAGCGCCGGGGACAGACGTTGGCCCAACTCGCTCTCGCCTGGGTGCTGCGCGACCAGGGAGCCAATACGGTGACGTCCACGGTGATCGGTGCGTCGAGCGTGGCTCAACTGGACTCCAACCTTGATGCCCTCGGCAACCTGGATTTCAGCGCCGAGGAGCTGGCGGAGATCGACGCCATCGCCCACGACGCCGGCATCAACCAGTGGGCGGGCGCGACCGAGTCGAAGCGTCGTGGCTAA
- a CDS encoding MarR family winged helix-turn-helix transcriptional regulator has translation MSTSPRWLTPEQTSTWLGLWSVTELLPKRLDEQLKRDEGVNLYDYFTLAQLSMAANEELTMSELAAVADMTPSRLSHVLNRLESRGWAVRRTSSTDRRTNIACLTDAGRAFISSAAPGHVEQVLSLVFDQLDEAETRALGRILAKILSRLDQPQMPRA, from the coding sequence ATGAGCACTTCCCCCCGCTGGCTTACCCCGGAGCAGACGTCGACGTGGCTTGGCTTGTGGTCCGTTACCGAGCTACTGCCGAAGCGGCTGGACGAGCAACTCAAGCGCGATGAGGGTGTCAATCTTTACGATTACTTCACTCTCGCGCAGCTATCCATGGCCGCCAACGAGGAATTGACGATGAGCGAACTCGCCGCCGTCGCCGATATGACACCGTCGAGGCTCTCCCATGTCCTTAATCGACTTGAATCCCGCGGGTGGGCGGTGCGCCGAACCTCGTCGACGGACCGTCGCACTAACATTGCTTGCCTCACCGACGCGGGCCGTGCCTTCATCTCCTCCGCCGCGCCCGGGCACGTCGAGCAGGTCCTTTCCCTCGTCTTCGATCAGTTAGACGAAGCGGAAACACGAGCGCTGGGGCGGATCCTCGCCAAGATTCTTAGCCGGCTCGATCAACCCCAGATGCCTCGCGCTTAG
- a CDS encoding LysE/ArgO family amino acid transporter codes for MKVLLAGLMLGASLIVAIGPQNLMVINYGIRRRSVGIIVITCILGDVVLYVAGTLGVSGLVLAFPWALEVLRWLGVFFLLALAAQSVREALWPKSAALDAAQELRDAARGWVGPVRTILAVTFLNPAAFLDTLVIAGSIANQYPLPQRWYFLIGAMIASALWFPLLGYGAAALSGPLSKPSVWRVLKGVIAVMLLVLAVRVALM; via the coding sequence GTGAAGGTCCTACTCGCCGGTTTGATGCTGGGCGCATCGCTCATCGTGGCTATCGGGCCGCAGAACCTCATGGTCATCAACTACGGGATTCGGCGACGCTCGGTGGGCATCATCGTCATCACGTGCATCCTCGGGGACGTCGTGCTCTACGTCGCCGGCACCCTGGGGGTCAGCGGTCTCGTTCTCGCTTTCCCCTGGGCCTTGGAGGTCCTGCGCTGGCTCGGCGTGTTCTTCCTACTAGCGCTGGCTGCGCAGTCCGTGCGGGAAGCGTTGTGGCCCAAATCTGCGGCCCTCGACGCCGCCCAGGAGCTGCGCGACGCCGCCCGCGGATGGGTCGGGCCGGTGCGCACGATCCTCGCCGTCACCTTCCTCAACCCGGCAGCATTCCTTGACACCCTCGTCATCGCCGGCTCTATCGCCAACCAATATCCTCTGCCGCAGCGTTGGTATTTCCTGATTGGGGCGATGATCGCCAGCGCGCTCTGGTTCCCACTCCTCGGCTATGGGGCGGCTGCGCTGTCCGGACCACTGAGCAAGCCGTCGGTGTGGCGGGTGCTTAAAGGAGTCATCGCGGTCATGCTCCTCGTCCTTGCCGTGCGCGTGGCGCTGATGTAG
- a CDS encoding glutathione S-transferase family protein: MTKKDWDGDAKNASPDGEFVRDTSYITDRIVSDVEPGSSPQAQEDGTFHWPVEAGRYRLLGARACPWAHRTIITRRLLGLEDVISLGLAGPTHDWRSWVFDLDPDEKDPVTGIHRLQEAYFNRFPDYPKGITVPAIVEVETAKVVTNNFPTIPIDFQTQWSEHHREGAPDLYPEALREEIDTLGAWLFKEVNNGVYRCGFAGSQEAYESAYHRLWKALDWLEDHLSTHRYLVGDHLTLADIYLYPTLVRFDAVYVGHFKCSRNRISQMPNLHNYLKELFQIPGFGDTTDFQEIKEHYYYTHSDVNPTRIVPVGPDLSDLATPHDRDRLGGSPFAEGVTLPGPVPETDKVKHPQDFQK; this comes from the coding sequence ATGACCAAGAAGGATTGGGACGGCGACGCAAAGAACGCCTCCCCGGACGGCGAATTCGTCCGCGACACCAGCTACATCACCGACCGCATCGTGTCCGACGTCGAACCGGGCAGCTCACCCCAGGCCCAGGAGGACGGTACCTTCCACTGGCCCGTCGAAGCCGGGCGTTACCGACTCCTTGGTGCCCGCGCCTGCCCGTGGGCGCACCGCACCATCATCACCCGCCGACTCCTTGGTCTGGAGGACGTGATCTCCCTCGGCCTCGCCGGTCCGACGCATGACTGGCGCTCGTGGGTGTTCGACCTTGACCCCGATGAGAAGGACCCGGTTACCGGAATCCACCGGCTTCAGGAGGCGTACTTCAACCGCTTCCCCGACTACCCGAAGGGCATCACGGTGCCGGCTATCGTCGAAGTGGAGACCGCCAAGGTGGTCACCAACAACTTCCCCACGATTCCCATCGACTTCCAAACGCAGTGGAGCGAACACCACCGCGAGGGCGCCCCCGATCTCTATCCGGAGGCCCTGCGCGAGGAGATCGACACCCTCGGCGCCTGGTTGTTCAAGGAGGTCAACAATGGCGTCTACCGGTGTGGCTTCGCTGGTTCCCAGGAGGCCTACGAGTCCGCCTACCACCGCCTGTGGAAGGCGCTTGACTGGTTGGAAGATCACCTGTCCACCCACCGCTACCTCGTTGGCGATCATCTCACCCTAGCGGACATCTACCTCTACCCGACGCTTGTGCGCTTCGATGCGGTCTACGTTGGTCACTTCAAGTGCTCCCGCAATCGCATCTCCCAGATGCCCAATCTGCACAATTACCTCAAGGAACTCTTCCAGATCCCGGGCTTCGGCGACACGACCGACTTCCAGGAGATCAAGGAACACTACTACTACACGCACTCCGACGTGAACCCGACGCGCATCGTCCCCGTCGGCCCCGATCTCAGCGACCTGGCCACGCCGCACGACCGCGACCGCCTCGGCGGCTCCCCCTTCGCTGAGGGCGTCACTCTGCCCGGCCCCGTACCGGAGACGGACAAAGTGAAGCACCCGCAGGACTTCCAGAAGTAG
- a CDS encoding HNH endonuclease family protein, with protein MAPNTLKLPDFELPSLAVPDLELPEVGGHAQLLAELRVQPDAWAEGYDRDLFGQRWSDDVRVAGGHNGCDTRNDILRRDLNPAHVRPGTYGCLVEWGTLADPYTGAIIDFERGDGQVEIDHVVPLADAWAKGASQWDELTRRDFANDPRNLLAVSAEANRSKSASDAAEWQPPHADFACRYAQLQVEVKHAYGLAVTPGELAALTRGLASCLAPGDPATL; from the coding sequence GTGGCTCCGAACACCTTAAAACTGCCGGATTTTGAGCTGCCAAGTCTTGCCGTGCCGGATCTTGAGCTGCCAGAGGTTGGCGGGCACGCGCAGTTGCTGGCGGAGTTGCGCGTGCAGCCGGACGCCTGGGCCGAAGGCTATGACCGCGATCTCTTCGGTCAGCGCTGGAGCGACGATGTGCGTGTGGCTGGCGGGCACAATGGCTGCGACACGCGCAACGATATCCTCCGTCGAGATCTGAACCCGGCGCATGTGCGGCCCGGGACCTATGGCTGCCTCGTGGAGTGGGGAACGTTGGCTGATCCCTACACGGGCGCCATTATCGACTTCGAGCGCGGTGACGGCCAGGTAGAGATTGATCACGTCGTGCCGCTGGCCGACGCGTGGGCGAAGGGGGCATCGCAGTGGGATGAGCTGACCCGACGCGACTTCGCCAACGATCCCCGCAACCTCCTCGCGGTAAGTGCGGAGGCGAACCGCTCGAAGAGCGCGTCCGATGCGGCCGAGTGGCAGCCTCCCCATGCTGATTTCGCCTGTCGTTATGCGCAGCTTCAGGTTGAGGTCAAGCATGCCTACGGTCTCGCCGTCACTCCGGGGGAACTTGCAGCACTGACGCGCGGCCTCGCCAGCTGCCTGGCCCCGGGTGATCCCGCTACGCTGTGA